In a single window of the Ruminococcus albus 7 = DSM 20455 genome:
- the smc gene encoding chromosome segregation protein SMC produces the protein MYLRCLELQGFKSFPDKTVLTFGKGITAVVGPNGSGKSNISDAMRWVMGEQSSKALRGEKMAGVIFHGCATRKESPFAQVTLTIDNEDGALGVDSEMVSVTRKLYKNGDSEYLINGSPVRLKDVNELFMDTGLGKDGYSIVGQGRIADIVNGKGSDRREIFEEAAGVAKFRYKKQEAERKLIDAEDNIARLNDIIAELEARIGPLEKQCEKAKKFKVLDDEKTALEVSVWVTKLEQYRAKLAENEERIKLLTEQYEALSSELSEAEAQIEKDLRSSAECAAEADDISEKIHEAELSARGGEAEIAVCENDIAHIEENISKLKEQIENSRADKYFLESELKQRREELEALGKKQAEAAEAVAEKEQEFDRLINEADESDKAVSEVNSAISAAYLEKSRLSFAAESLKNTIQETAERLAELTEDSGEIKRNKELADKELDKLKKQHSDKQDAKSEKENVLGGMAKLLEKRREKLESAVSTFSQADSRLTEINSRLNILKDLERSMEGFGYAVKHIMNAVRQGRISGVCGTVAQLVGVKSEYSVAVETALGGALQNIVVENEDSAKRGIRLLKESKAGRATFLPITSVKGTRLENDRLENEDGFVALGCDIVTYDKKYEGIVRSLLGRICIAEDIDSASRIARTYGYKFRIVTLDGQVVNAGGSYTGGSVSKSTGILTRKNEINDLEAKRGRLEDERSQAADEKEKLTNEVNKMAADIEGVKEKLTALNGDCIRLEAEIKRVSGLAEGYEKQIADSVEEEKKLREKGEQADRDLDKTLKDTAEVDRKIIDKEAELAGSQEEQEKLKARRNEISGELSELRIKGAELAKDTEACKESISNLEKTITDRDSDGGRLTLDIENEKEKIKGKRNDIEFIRQRIKDSEALAVKLKDDMEEARKKQREHSDSAEKLRASQKNKLDEKETLAAQLSRGEERRNAITADFDKLVNKLWDEYELTRSTAAEKAQPVEDMTEAEKHLTELKNKIRALGSVNLGAIEEYAEVRERYDFLSAQLNDVNVSKEELCKMIEELTEKMKSVFMQSFDTINKNFGSIFKELFGGGNGELILTDPENVLECGIEISVQPPGKVITSLMSLSGGEQSLAAVAIYFAILKYSPAPFCLLDEIEAALDDVNVTRYAQYLHRLTDKTQFITITHRRGTMEEADVLYGVTMQEKGISKLLKMNAGQTTMPGSGDVE, from the coding sequence ATGTATCTGCGTTGTCTGGAATTGCAGGGCTTCAAATCCTTCCCCGATAAGACAGTGCTGACCTTCGGCAAGGGCATAACTGCCGTGGTAGGTCCCAACGGTTCGGGAAAGAGCAATATCTCCGATGCCATGCGCTGGGTAATGGGCGAGCAGTCCTCAAAGGCGCTCCGCGGCGAGAAAATGGCAGGCGTTATTTTCCACGGCTGTGCCACAAGGAAAGAGTCGCCATTTGCACAGGTGACACTTACCATAGATAATGAGGACGGAGCCCTCGGCGTTGACAGCGAGATGGTGTCGGTGACGAGAAAGCTCTATAAAAACGGCGACAGCGAATATCTTATAAACGGCAGTCCTGTTCGTCTTAAAGACGTAAACGAGCTGTTCATGGATACGGGTCTCGGAAAGGACGGCTATTCCATAGTCGGTCAGGGACGTATCGCGGATATCGTAAACGGCAAGGGCAGTGACAGGAGAGAGATCTTCGAGGAAGCTGCAGGCGTTGCGAAATTCCGATATAAAAAGCAGGAGGCTGAACGCAAGCTTATCGACGCGGAGGACAATATCGCCCGTCTGAACGATATCATAGCCGAACTTGAAGCGCGTATCGGACCTCTTGAAAAGCAGTGCGAAAAGGCTAAGAAGTTCAAGGTGCTGGACGATGAAAAGACGGCACTTGAAGTATCTGTATGGGTGACAAAGCTGGAACAGTACCGCGCAAAGCTGGCTGAGAACGAGGAGCGCATAAAACTGCTGACAGAGCAGTACGAAGCACTCAGCAGCGAGCTTTCGGAAGCTGAGGCACAGATCGAGAAAGACCTGCGCAGCAGCGCGGAATGTGCGGCAGAGGCAGATGATATATCCGAGAAGATACACGAGGCTGAGCTTTCCGCAAGAGGCGGCGAAGCTGAGATAGCGGTCTGCGAAAACGACATAGCTCATATTGAGGAAAATATTTCAAAGCTGAAGGAGCAGATAGAGAACTCCCGGGCGGATAAATACTTTCTTGAATCGGAGCTGAAACAGCGCAGGGAAGAACTGGAAGCCCTTGGCAAAAAGCAGGCTGAGGCTGCAGAAGCAGTAGCTGAAAAGGAACAGGAATTCGACAGGCTGATAAACGAAGCCGATGAATCCGACAAGGCGGTAAGCGAGGTAAACTCAGCTATAAGCGCGGCATATCTTGAAAAATCAAGGCTGAGCTTTGCGGCGGAGAGCCTAAAAAATACCATACAGGAAACTGCTGAAAGGCTGGCAGAGCTGACAGAAGACAGCGGTGAGATAAAACGCAACAAGGAGCTGGCTGACAAGGAGCTTGACAAGCTGAAAAAACAGCACAGCGACAAGCAGGACGCAAAGTCTGAAAAGGAAAACGTTCTGGGCGGCATGGCTAAACTGCTTGAAAAGCGCCGTGAAAAACTGGAAAGCGCAGTAAGTACTTTCTCACAGGCAGACAGCAGGCTGACAGAAATAAACTCAAGACTCAATATACTCAAAGACCTGGAGCGCTCCATGGAGGGCTTCGGGTATGCGGTAAAACATATAATGAATGCCGTAAGGCAGGGGCGCATAAGCGGTGTATGCGGAACAGTGGCACAGCTTGTGGGCGTTAAGAGCGAATACTCGGTGGCAGTTGAAACTGCACTGGGTGGTGCTTTGCAGAATATCGTGGTTGAGAACGAGGATTCGGCAAAGCGCGGCATACGTCTTTTGAAAGAGAGCAAGGCGGGCAGAGCGACTTTCCTGCCTATAACCTCGGTAAAGGGTACACGCCTTGAGAATGACAGGCTGGAAAACGAGGACGGCTTTGTAGCACTGGGCTGTGATATCGTCACATACGATAAAAAGTACGAGGGCATAGTGCGCAGTCTGCTGGGCAGGATATGCATAGCAGAGGATATAGATTCGGCTTCACGTATAGCCAGAACATACGGCTACAAGTTCAGGATAGTAACGCTGGACGGTCAGGTGGTAAACGCCGGAGGTTCGTATACGGGCGGAAGCGTATCAAAAAGTACGGGCATACTCACCCGTAAAAACGAGATAAACGATCTTGAAGCAAAGCGCGGCAGACTTGAAGATGAACGCTCGCAAGCTGCCGATGAAAAGGAAAAGCTCACAAACGAAGTGAACAAAATGGCGGCGGATATCGAGGGCGTAAAGGAAAAACTGACAGCACTGAACGGTGACTGCATACGCCTTGAAGCTGAGATCAAGCGTGTGAGCGGTCTTGCCGAGGGATATGAAAAGCAGATAGCCGACAGCGTCGAGGAAGAAAAGAAACTCCGCGAAAAAGGCGAACAGGCTGACAGGGACCTTGACAAGACCCTGAAAGACACCGCCGAGGTGGATAGGAAGATAATCGATAAGGAAGCTGAACTTGCAGGTTCGCAGGAGGAGCAGGAAAAGCTGAAGGCACGCAGGAACGAGATAAGCGGCGAGCTTTCCGAGCTGCGTATAAAGGGTGCGGAGCTTGCAAAGGATACAGAAGCCTGCAAGGAGTCGATATCAAACCTCGAAAAGACCATAACCGACCGCGACAGTGACGGCGGCAGGCTGACCCTTGACATAGAAAACGAAAAGGAAAAGATAAAGGGCAAAAGGAACGATATCGAGTTTATAAGGCAGAGGATAAAGGACAGCGAAGCTCTTGCAGTAAAGCTGAAGGACGATATGGAAGAAGCCCGCAAAAAACAGCGTGAGCATTCCGACAGTGCGGAAAAGCTGAGAGCATCGCAGAAAAACAAGCTTGACGAAAAGGAAACTCTTGCGGCACAGCTAAGCCGCGGCGAGGAACGGAGAAATGCCATCACGGCAGATTTCGACAAGCTGGTGAACAAGCTGTGGGATGAGTATGAGCTCACCCGTAGCACAGCCGCAGAAAAGGCTCAGCCCGTGGAGGATATGACGGAAGCTGAGAAACATCTGACAGAGCTTAAAAACAAGATACGCGCATTGGGCAGCGTCAACCTCGGGGCTATCGAGGAATATGCAGAGGTAAGGGAAAGATATGATTTCCTCTCGGCACAGCTGAACGATGTGAACGTTTCAAAGGAAGAACTCTGCAAAATGATAGAAGAACTTACCGAGAAGATGAAATCGGTATTCATGCAGAGCTTTGATACCATAAACAAGAACTTCGGCAGCATATTCAAGGAACTTTTCGGCGGAGGAAACGGCGAGCTGATACTCACCGACCCCGAAAACGTACTTGAATGCGGTATAGAGATAAGCGTACAGCCTCCGGGCAAGGTAATAACCAGTCTTATGTCACTTTCGGGCGGAGAACAGTCGCTGGCGGCTGTTGCGATATACTTCGCGATACTGAAATACTCGCCCGCACCTTTCTGCCTGCTGGACGAGATAGAGGCAGCACTTGATGATGTCAACGTTACGAGGTACGCCCAGTATCTCCACAGGCTGACGGACAAGACACAGTTCATAACCATTACCCACAGACGCGGCACTATGGAAGAGGCAGATGTGCTCTACGGTGTTACCATGCAGGAAAAAGGCATATCCAAGCTGCTGAAAATGAATGCAGGACAGACGACCATGCCGGGCAGCGGAGATGTAGAGTAG
- a CDS encoding 8-oxo-dGTP diphosphatase, translating to MGRTENAEFTVLCLIEDGSRILLQDRVKPDWKGYTLPGGHVENGESFVDAVIREMKEETGLDIYEPKLVGVKQFPIEGGRYIVMLYKATKFSGEVVSSDEGRMEWVEYSRLSEINTVDDFEELLKVMNSDKLSEFRYIIEDGEWKALIG from the coding sequence ATGGGAAGAACAGAGAACGCGGAGTTCACTGTGCTGTGCCTTATCGAGGACGGCAGCAGGATACTTCTGCAGGACAGAGTTAAGCCCGACTGGAAAGGCTACACCCTCCCGGGAGGACACGTTGAAAATGGCGAGTCCTTTGTGGATGCGGTTATACGCGAGATGAAAGAGGAAACAGGACTCGATATATACGAGCCGAAACTTGTGGGCGTAAAGCAGTTCCCGATAGAGGGCGGAAGATATATCGTCATGCTGTACAAGGCAACAAAGTTCTCGGGCGAGGTGGTATCCTCCGATGAGGGCAGAATGGAATGGGTCGAGTACAGCAGACTTTCCGAGATAAACACCGTCGATGATTTTGAAGAACTTCTAAAAGTGATGAATTCGGATAAGCTTTCGGAGTTCAGATATATCATTGAGGACGGCGAATGGAAGGCGCTCATAGGATAG
- the ftsY gene encoding signal recognition particle-docking protein FtsY: MGFFEKLKNGLRKTKESMMGRIERLLHAFTKIDEDLFEELEETLILSDIGVNTSVKICDKVRDYVKQKGITDPTQIKDILKDVIAEMLGEEQPLDMSTVPSVILVIGVNGVGKTTTIGKLANQLKNQGKHVIVAAADTFRAAAIDQLEVWTDRAGVELIKHKEGSDPAAVVFDALTAAKARNADVVICDTAGRLHNKKNLMKELEKISRIVHQQAEGCALEVLLALDATTGQNAVNQAQQFNEAADITGIILTKLDGTAKGGIVITICDDLKIPVKLVTVGEKIDDIQPFIAKDFVDALFE; encoded by the coding sequence ATGGGATTTTTTGAAAAACTGAAAAACGGTCTGAGAAAGACAAAGGAATCAATGATGGGCAGGATAGAAAGACTGCTCCATGCATTTACAAAGATAGACGAGGATCTGTTTGAAGAACTGGAAGAAACGCTTATCCTTTCCGATATAGGTGTAAATACCTCGGTGAAGATATGCGACAAGGTGCGTGACTACGTTAAGCAGAAGGGTATCACCGACCCCACACAGATAAAGGATATACTGAAAGACGTTATCGCAGAGATGCTGGGCGAGGAACAGCCTCTTGATATGTCAACCGTACCATCTGTTATACTTGTTATCGGCGTTAACGGCGTAGGCAAGACCACAACCATAGGCAAGCTGGCAAATCAGCTGAAAAATCAGGGTAAGCACGTTATCGTGGCGGCTGCAGATACTTTCCGTGCCGCAGCTATAGATCAGCTGGAGGTATGGACAGACCGTGCAGGTGTTGAGCTTATCAAGCACAAGGAGGGTTCTGACCCTGCGGCAGTAGTATTCGATGCACTGACAGCTGCCAAGGCAAGAAATGCCGATGTAGTTATCTGCGATACCGCAGGAAGACTCCACAACAAGAAGAACCTTATGAAGGAGCTGGAAAAGATATCCAGAATAGTACATCAGCAGGCTGAGGGCTGTGCGCTGGAAGTTCTTCTGGCACTGGATGCTACCACAGGTCAGAACGCGGTAAATCAGGCACAGCAGTTCAATGAGGCTGCCGATATCACAGGTATAATCCTTACAAAGCTTGACGGCACTGCAAAGGGCGGTATCGTAATTACCATATGCGATGACCTGAAGATACCTGTAAAACTTGTTACCGTAGGCGAGAAGATAGACGATATCCAGCCGTTTATAGCAAAGGATTTTGTCGATGCACTGTTTGAATAA
- the rdgB gene encoding RdgB/HAM1 family non-canonical purine NTP pyrophosphatase codes for MKLVIASNNKGKIREYKQILEKHGYEVMSQSEAGLDLEVEETGTTFAENSALKARAAYKALGCAVLADDSGLSVDALNGEPGVYSARYGGIDNDMKRSLYLLKKMEDVPDDKRGAHFVCTIHFIDTDGSEICVEGRVYGTINRAPVGENGFGYDPIFMYEGRSFAQIPAEEKNAVSHRANALKQLEEKLAAR; via the coding sequence ATGAAACTTGTAATAGCAAGCAACAATAAGGGCAAAATAAGAGAATACAAGCAGATACTGGAAAAGCACGGCTATGAAGTCATGAGTCAGTCCGAGGCGGGACTTGACCTTGAAGTTGAGGAAACAGGCACTACTTTTGCGGAGAACTCCGCACTGAAGGCGAGAGCGGCATACAAGGCACTGGGCTGTGCTGTACTGGCTGACGACAGCGGTCTTTCCGTTGATGCCCTGAACGGCGAGCCGGGAGTATACTCGGCAAGATACGGCGGCATTGATAACGACATGAAGAGAAGCCTTTATCTTCTTAAAAAAATGGAAGATGTACCCGATGACAAGAGAGGTGCGCACTTTGTATGCACCATACATTTTATAGATACCGACGGCAGTGAGATATGCGTCGAGGGCAGGGTATACGGCACCATAAACCGTGCGCCCGTTGGTGAGAACGGATTCGGCTATGACCCCATATTCATGTATGAAGGCAGAAGCTTCGCACAGATACCTGCCGAGGAAAAGAACGCCGTATCTCACAGGGCAAACGCACTTAAACAGCTTGAAGAAAAGCTGGCGGCAAGATAA
- a CDS encoding YhbY family RNA-binding protein, which produces MITTKQRAELKSIAMKMKPSFQIGKGGMNDAQTAQIDDYLRVHEIIKVKVLDNSLYTAREAAEELAEKIGAEVVQVIGSNLVLYKRNEEEPVIKLKSK; this is translated from the coding sequence ATGATAACAACTAAGCAGAGAGCAGAACTTAAAAGTATAGCTATGAAGATGAAGCCGTCTTTCCAGATAGGCAAGGGCGGGATGAATGATGCGCAGACCGCGCAGATAGACGATTATCTCAGGGTACACGAGATAATCAAGGTAAAGGTGCTGGATAACTCGCTGTACACCGCTAGGGAAGCAGCTGAGGAACTGGCTGAAAAGATAGGCGCTGAGGTAGTGCAGGTCATAGGTTCAAACCTGGTGCTGTACAAGCGCAACGAGGAAGAGCCTGTTATCAAGCTCAAAAGCAAGTAA
- the nadD gene encoding nicotinate (nicotinamide) nucleotide adenylyltransferase, whose product MDIGIYGGSFDPIHKGHTRLLLTAQKLCGLDKVIVMPDRIPPHKVRDDMASPDDRLAMCRLAFNKHTDIEVSDWEIKREGKSYSVLTLRHLKKLYPEDRLWFIMGSDMLTSFTQWYCYEEILRLSGLICMTRYKGDDAELAAAAEELRAKGGEIKILPADAFEVSSSQLRKLIAQGEDCEEYLDSRVREYINSKGLYRKHEG is encoded by the coding sequence ATGGATATAGGCATATACGGCGGTTCCTTTGACCCCATACACAAGGGTCACACAAGGCTGCTGCTGACTGCACAAAAGCTATGCGGACTTGACAAGGTGATAGTAATGCCAGACAGGATACCGCCCCATAAAGTCAGGGATGATATGGCTTCTCCCGATGACAGGCTGGCTATGTGCAGGCTGGCGTTCAATAAACATACAGATATCGAAGTCAGCGACTGGGAGATAAAACGCGAGGGCAAAAGCTACTCCGTACTGACCCTGCGTCATCTGAAAAAACTGTATCCCGAGGACAGGCTGTGGTTCATAATGGGCAGTGATATGCTGACAAGCTTTACGCAGTGGTACTGCTACGAGGAGATACTCAGACTATCCGGGCTTATATGCATGACCAGATATAAAGGCGACGATGCAGAGCTTGCGGCGGCAGCGGAAGAACTCCGTGCAAAGGGCGGAGAGATAAAGATACTTCCCGCTGATGCTTTTGAGGTATCTAGTTCACAGCTGAGAAAGCTTATCGCTCAGGGCGAAGACTGCGAGGAGTATCTTGACAGCAGGGTGAGAGAGTATATAAACAGCAAAGGTCTTTATAGAAAGCATGAGGGGTAA
- the yqeK gene encoding bis(5'-nucleosyl)-tetraphosphatase (symmetrical) YqeK — MKESKQIGIYKNYLREHLSKKRYTHSLNVAASAVELAKKYGGDTDKAYTAGLLHDIAKELPADEQLELVMSSTLDVSEIETKAPPLFHAIAGAELIQTLFDIHDTEIITAIRRHTVASGGMSKLDVIIYLADLISADRDYKDVSRMRKLADKSLERAMCEALRFSISDSVSKGNTIPTATLDAYNEYIKYMKK; from the coding sequence TTGAAAGAATCCAAACAGATAGGCATATACAAAAATTATCTTCGTGAACATCTATCGAAGAAGAGGTATACCCATTCGCTGAACGTGGCTGCGTCTGCGGTGGAGCTTGCAAAAAAGTACGGCGGAGATACCGATAAAGCGTATACAGCAGGACTTCTCCATGATATAGCCAAGGAACTTCCCGCTGATGAACAGCTTGAACTGGTGATGTCTTCCACACTCGATGTAAGCGAGATAGAAACGAAAGCGCCCCCGCTTTTTCACGCAATAGCAGGAGCAGAGCTGATACAGACACTTTTCGATATACACGATACGGAGATAATCACAGCGATACGCAGGCATACCGTCGCATCGGGCGGCATGAGCAAGCTGGATGTGATAATATATCTTGCAGACCTCATCTCAGCTGACAGGGATTACAAGGATGTTAGCCGTATGCGAAAACTGGCTGACAAGAGCCTTGAACGTGCGATGTGTGAAGCGCTGAGATTTTCCATATCGGATTCCGTCAGCAAGGGAAACACTATCCCCACAGCAACGCTGGACGCTTACAACGAGTACATAAAGTATATGAAAAAGTAG
- the rsfS gene encoding ribosome silencing factor → MAELTTEQKLEIIVKALDSKRGEDIQAIGIGDLTILADYFIIANGGSTVQTKAMAEEVEFKLSQEGIEPHHTEGYGPNNWIVLDYRDIVVHVFNKETRDQYKLERLWTDGKEVDISGFITKN, encoded by the coding sequence ATGGCAGAGTTAACTACCGAGCAGAAGCTCGAAATAATAGTAAAAGCACTGGATTCAAAGCGCGGCGAGGACATACAGGCTATAGGTATAGGCGATCTTACTATACTTGCTGACTACTTCATAATAGCAAACGGCGGTTCTACCGTGCAGACAAAAGCTATGGCTGAAGAAGTTGAATTCAAGCTGTCTCAGGAGGGCATCGAGCCTCATCATACCGAGGGCTACGGTCCCAACAACTGGATAGTGCTTGACTACCGCGATATCGTGGTACACGTATTCAACAAGGAAACAAGAGATCAGTACAAGCTGGAAAGGCTCTGGACTGACGGCAAGGAAGTTGATATCTCAGGATTTATAACCAAGAACTGA
- the leuS gene encoding leucine--tRNA ligase produces MKNYDFSAIEKKWQKYWEEHETFKTDVWDFSKPKFYALDMFPYPSGVGLHAGHPEGYTATDIVSRMKRMQGFNVLHPMGYDSFGLPAEQYAVNTGNHPNGFTQENIKTFSKQLKELGFDYDWSKMLATSDPSFYKWTQWIFKQLYLDGYAKYIDMPVNWCEELGTVLSNDEVIDGKSERGGFPVVRKNMKQWVIDQPAFAEKLLEGLDEIDWPESTKSMQRNWIGKSTGVEVEFDIVGGGKFSIFTTCIETIYGITFMVLAPDGEITERLLDRVQNREEVQAYIDETKKKNDMDRTELNKTKSGCELKGVTCINPVNGKEVRMFIGDFVLASYGTGAVMAVPSHDQRDFEYAIAHNIDMIQVIDGDEKLGHVDVSKQAFEKQGYLGKGYKLINSEEFTGLTVEEAKEAITVKLEKMGRAKRTVNYHFREWIFARQRYWGEPVPVVHTENGIHVLDDEELPLVLPELDDYKGKNGKAPLENATEWKQYDHNGVKGVRETSTMPGSAGSSWYFLRYIDPNNDKQFADPELLKHWMPVDLYIGGPEHTVGHLIYSRIWNRYLYDKGLAPTKEPFKKLVHQGMILGENGIKMGKRFPKYVVNPSDIIRDYGADTLRLYEMFMGPLEVSKPWSPSGVEGAKKFLNRVWVFFTDENNLTADNDGALTKVYHQTVKKVTDDFETLAFNTAIAQMMIFVNAVYKNGSCPKEYAEGLIKMLSCIAPHIGEEIWSILGHDDTIAYEKWPVYDEAQLVEDTVEIVVQVNGKIKTKLNIAKDEDKESVLAKAKADENVAKVIDGKNVVKEIVVPNKLVNIVVK; encoded by the coding sequence ATGAAGAATTACGATTTCAGTGCCATTGAGAAAAAATGGCAGAAGTACTGGGAAGAGCATGAAACTTTCAAGACTGATGTATGGGATTTCAGCAAGCCAAAGTTCTATGCGCTGGATATGTTCCCTTATCCTTCCGGTGTGGGTCTGCACGCAGGTCACCCCGAGGGCTATACCGCTACTGATATAGTATCCCGTATGAAGCGTATGCAGGGCTTCAACGTACTGCACCCCATGGGATATGACTCTTTCGGTCTGCCCGCTGAGCAGTATGCAGTAAATACAGGCAACCACCCCAACGGCTTCACTCAGGAGAATATCAAGACTTTCTCCAAGCAGCTGAAAGAACTTGGCTTTGACTATGACTGGTCAAAGATGCTGGCTACATCTGACCCCTCTTTCTACAAGTGGACACAGTGGATATTCAAGCAGCTGTATCTGGACGGCTATGCTAAGTATATAGATATGCCTGTAAACTGGTGCGAGGAGCTGGGTACAGTTCTTTCCAACGATGAAGTCATCGACGGCAAGTCCGAGCGCGGCGGCTTCCCTGTTGTAAGAAAGAACATGAAGCAGTGGGTCATCGACCAGCCTGCTTTCGCTGAAAAGCTGCTGGAGGGTCTGGACGAGATCGACTGGCCCGAATCCACAAAGAGTATGCAGCGCAACTGGATAGGCAAGTCCACAGGTGTTGAGGTAGAGTTCGATATCGTGGGCGGAGGTAAGTTCTCCATATTCACCACTTGTATCGAGACCATCTACGGTATCACATTCATGGTACTGGCTCCCGACGGCGAGATAACCGAAAGACTTCTTGACAGAGTTCAGAACCGCGAAGAAGTTCAGGCATATATCGACGAGACCAAGAAGAAAAACGATATGGACCGTACCGAGCTCAACAAGACAAAGTCAGGCTGCGAGCTGAAGGGCGTTACTTGTATAAACCCTGTAAACGGCAAGGAAGTTCGTATGTTCATCGGCGATTTCGTACTTGCAAGCTACGGCACAGGTGCAGTTATGGCAGTACCGAGCCACGATCAGCGTGACTTTGAATATGCAATAGCTCACAATATAGATATGATACAGGTCATCGACGGTGACGAGAAGCTGGGTCATGTTGATGTATCCAAGCAGGCATTTGAGAAACAGGGCTATCTCGGCAAGGGTTACAAGCTGATAAATTCCGAGGAATTCACAGGTCTGACCGTTGAAGAAGCCAAGGAAGCTATAACTGTTAAGCTGGAGAAAATGGGCAGAGCAAAGCGCACTGTAAACTACCACTTCCGTGAGTGGATATTTGCCCGTCAGAGATACTGGGGCGAGCCCGTACCTGTGGTACACACAGAGAACGGCATACACGTACTGGATGACGAAGAACTGCCTCTGGTACTGCCCGAGCTGGACGACTACAAGGGCAAGAACGGCAAAGCTCCTCTTGAAAATGCAACCGAGTGGAAGCAGTACGACCACAACGGCGTAAAGGGCGTAAGAGAAACTTCTACCATGCCCGGAAGCGCAGGTTCCAGCTGGTACTTCCTGAGATATATCGACCCCAACAACGACAAGCAGTTCGCAGACCCCGAGCTTCTGAAGCACTGGATGCCTGTTGACCTGTACATAGGCGGTCCCGAGCATACAGTCGGACATCTGATATACTCACGTATCTGGAACAGATACCTCTATGACAAGGGTCTTGCACCTACCAAGGAGCCTTTCAAGAAGCTGGTACATCAGGGCATGATACTGGGCGAGAACGGCATAAAGATGGGCAAGAGATTCCCCAAGTACGTTGTAAATCCTTCGGATATAATCAGGGACTACGGCGCAGATACACTGAGACTCTACGAGATGTTCATGGGACCTCTGGAGGTATCCAAACCCTGGAGCCCCAGCGGTGTTGAGGGCGCAAAGAAGTTCCTTAACCGTGTATGGGTATTCTTTACCGATGAGAATAATCTGACAGCTGACAACGACGGCGCACTGACAAAGGTATATCACCAGACCGTAAAGAAAGTCACCGATGACTTTGAGACACTGGCATTCAACACAGCTATCGCACAGATGATGATATTCGTCAATGCTGTATACAAGAACGGCAGCTGCCCCAAGGAGTATGCTGAAGGTCTTATCAAGATGCTCTCCTGCATAGCACCTCATATCGGTGAGGAGATATGGAGCATACTGGGTCATGATGATACCATAGCTTATGAGAAGTGGCCTGTATATGACGAGGCTCAGCTGGTAGAGGATACCGTTGAGATAGTTGTACAGGTAAACGGCAAGATCAAGACAAAGCTGAACATCGCTAAGGACGAGGACAAGGAAAGCGTTCTCGCGAAGGCTAAGGCAGACGAAAACGTAGCTAAGGTCATAGATGGCAAGAACGTTGTCAAGGAGATAGTCGTACCCAATAAGCTGGTAAATATCGTAGTTAAATAA
- the rpsU gene encoding 30S ribosomal protein S21: protein MAEIRVGKNETLDTALKRFKRSCARDGVIAEVRKREHYEKPSVKRKKKSEAARKRKY, encoded by the coding sequence TTGGCAGAAATTCGTGTTGGCAAGAACGAAACTCTGGATACCGCTCTTAAGCGCTTTAAGAGATCATGCGCAAGAGATGGCGTTATCGCTGAGGTCCGTAAGAGAGAACACTACGAAAAGCCTTCGGTAAAGCGTAAGAAGAAGTCCGAAGCTGCTCGTAAGCGCAAGTATTGA